The Candidatus Omnitrophota bacterium region GGAGCGCTGTATTATAATCCTGCCGGGATGGTTTACGGGAGACAGACTCAGGCGGGATTTACGCACACGGCCTGGATACAGGGAATGACTTATGATTTCGCGGGAAGCATTGTTCCTGTTATGTGGGGCAATCTGGGCATATCCGTAATATCCATGAGGAGCGGCGAGATAGACGGCAGGGATAGTGACGGCAAAGAGACCGCAGATTTTGAGAGTTCCGATACGGCGTTTACGGTATCTGCGGCAAGAGAGTTGAACGGTAAAAATATGTTAGGTGTTAATGTGAAACTGATAAGGCAGACGATAGCCGATGAGAGCGCGGAGGGATTCGCGATAGATATGGGGGCGATGAGAGAGCTGACGGATAAAGTGTCAGTCGGACTGAGCGTAAGAAACCTCGGGCCGGATATGAAATTCATAGAGGAGAAATATCCGCTTCCTCTGACATTCACGCTCGGGGGGATGTTCAAATTCGCGGGAGTGTTCGGATTGACGGCGGATATGGCCTATGAGCCGGTGGATGAGAAGAAGACATTCAGGATGGGTATGCAGCTTGCCCCGGCGAGATTCATGATTCTGAGGGCGGGTTATATGATGAAGGCTGTCTCAGCGAT contains the following coding sequences:
- a CDS encoding PorV/PorQ family protein, whose protein sequence is MSAKISSMISILMKGSECGKMRIFKICFLSAALNFLLFQFSLLCAETGRSGASFLKIAPTAAAEAMGGAYTAAASGIGALYYNPAGMVYGRQTQAGFTHTAWIQGMTYDFAGSIVPVMWGNLGISVISMRSGEIDGRDSDGKETADFESSDTAFTVSAARELNGKNMLGVNVKLIRQTIADESAEGFAIDMGAMRELTDKVSVGLSVRNLGPDMKFIEEKYPLPLTFTLGGMFKFAGVFGLTADMAYEPVDEKKTFRMGMQLAPARFMILRAGYMMKAVSAIYGNTESDSFDEDEGLGGGVGFNFGSYALDYSIKPYAELGTSQRVSFKLEF